The following proteins come from a genomic window of Oncorhynchus kisutch isolate 150728-3 unplaced genomic scaffold, Okis_V2 Okis06b-Okis10b_hom, whole genome shotgun sequence:
- the LOC109876166 gene encoding monocarboxylate transporter 7, which translates to MRGLKSAVRGSGGCGGPCVYEAVPDGGWGWAVAVAFFFVEVFTYGTIKSLGVFLEDLMTEFGESNSRVSWVIAICVFIVTFTAPLSSVLSNRFGYRPVVMLGGFLVSLGTISSAFVSSINEMYVTIGIVSGLGYCLTFLPTITILSQYFSRRRSLVTALASSGESFAMFVFAPAFMALKEIIGWRHCLVVIGLMQASVIGCGALLRPIIIRPDQEVSGEVSNKEKLSVKLQTVYEMENEDTQTNVSSGESEDSGDSGVTSLSASSADLRAATAAQDPSETRALMEDQGEKNQGGQAALGTPLNQLEAGEKEQGEVGPLVQPSRPKLLDFSVLKDGAFICYSLFGLFATLGFFAPSLYIIELSKSRGVHPEKSAYMLSVMAVSEVCGRLSIGVILNKVRMRKTQVLLGCVVLLCLVLLAFTQVTEFWGLAACCCLYGFLMGTVGSTHIPMLAEDNVVGIDRMPSSVGVYVCIQSFAGLAGPPLGGLLVDKTQNYGSAFYSCAVGMGLGAIFLAMVGPAKSGLCHRGKTRKQEEGEERGGEERGGEEEEGEERGGEERGGEERGGEEEEEKVSQDSGSTDYLDVDLVEETSPAKWSPKQETNVV; encoded by the exons ATGCGGGGGTTAAAGTCAGCGGTGCGGGGGTCCGGGGGATGCGGGGGTCCGTGTGTGTACGAGGCGGTGCCAGacgggggctggggctgggcggTGGCCGTGGCCTTCTTCTTCGTTGAGGTGTTTACTTACGGGACCATCAAGTCTCTGGGGGTGTTCCTCGAGGACCTCATGACAGAGTTTGGGGAGAGCAACAGCAGAGTATCCTGGGTCATCGCAATCTGCGTCTTCATCGTCACATTCACAG cccCTCTGTCCTCGGTGCTCAGTAACCGGTTTGGGTATCGTCCCGTAGTGATGTTGGGGGGTTTTCTGGTCAGTCTGGGTACCATCAGCTCTGCTTTCGTCTCCTCCATCAACGAGATGTACGTCACCATCGGCATCGTCTCAG GTCTGGGGTACTGCCTGACCTTCCTGCCCACTATCACCATCCTGTCCCAGTACTTCAGCAGGAGGAGGTCCCTGGTCACCGCCCTGGCCTCCTCAGGGGAGTCCTTCGCCATGTTTGTCTTCGCACCAG CCTTCATGGCCTTGAAGGAGATCATCGGCTGGCGCCACTGCCTCGTCGTCATCGGTCTCATGCAGGCCTCCGTGATTGGCTGCGGTGCTCTGCTTCGACCAATCATCATCCGACCTGACCAGGAAGTGTCAGGGGAGGTATCCAATAAGGAGAAGCTGTCCGTTAAGCTGCAGACGGTCTACGAGATGGAGAATGAGGACACCCAGACCAACGTTAGCTCGGGGGAGTCTGAGGACTCAGGGGATTCTGGGGTCACCTCTCTGTCCGCCTCCAGTGCTGACCTCCGGGCCGCCACAGCTGCACAGGACCCCTCAGAGACCCGGGCCCTCATGGAGGACCAGGGGGAGAAGAACCAGGGGGGACAGGCAGCCCTTGGAACCCCACTGAATCAGCTGGAGGCTGGGGAGAAAGAGCAGGGTGAGGTGGGTCCCCTTGTCCAACCCTCCAGACCTAAACTTCTAGACTTTTCTGTGTTGAAAGATGGAGCGTTcatctgctactctctgttcggtctcttcGCCACGCTGGGGTTCTTCGCCCCGTCTCTCTACATCATAGAGCTCAGTAAGAGCCGCGGCGTCCACCCAGAGAAGTCGGCTTACATGCTCTCTGTAATGGCGGTGTCCGAGGTCTGCGGGCGCCTGTCCATCGGGGTCATTTTAAACAAGGTGCGGATGCGTAAGACCCAGGTGCTTCTGGGATGTGTAGTTCTGCTGTGTCTGGTGCTGCTTGCCTTTACCCAGGTGACTGAGTTCTGGGGCCTGGCAGCCTGCTGCTGTCTCTATGGCTTCCTGATGGGCACCGTGGGTTCTACACACATCCCCATGCTGGCAGAGGACAACGTGGTGGGCATAGACAGGATGCCCTCGTCCGTGGGGGTCTATGTGTGTATCCAGAGCTTTGCTGGGTTGGCCGGACCACCGCTGGGGG GCCTGTTGGTGGACAAGACCCAGAACTATGGCTCAGCCTTCTACTCCTGTGCTGTGGGAATGGGCCTGGGCGCCATCTTCCTCGCCATGGTGGGGCCTGCCAAGTCTGGCCTCTGCCACCGCGGGAAGACGAGAaaacaggaggaaggagaggagagaggaggagaggagagaggaggagaggaggaggaaggagaggagagaggaggagaggagagaggaggagaggagagaggaggagaggaggaggaggagaaggtttcTCAGGACAGTGGATCAACAGATTATCTAGATGTTGATCTGGTTGAGGAGACCAGTCCGGCTAAATGGTCCCCAAAACAGGAGACCAACGTTGTCTGA